A window of Phycisphaerae bacterium genomic DNA:
TGCCGGTGATGAAGCCCGGGAACTTGCCGCCGTGGATGTGCTCGAACTCGTCGAGCATCCACAGCATGTGCTGGCCGTTGGTCATCACGTCCGGCGCGGGCACGTCGAGCACCGGACCGACATCCCGCGCGACGGCGCGGACCCACGCGCGGCAAAGGGCCTCTTGCTCCCGCTGACTCAGGTCGTGCGGGGCGCAGACCACGCCGCCCTTGCTGCCGCCGAGGGGGATGTTCACGAGCGCACACTTCCAGGTCATCCACATGGCCAGGGCGCGCACCGTGTCCACCGTTTCCTGCGGATGAAAGCGGATACCGCCCTTGCCGGGACCGCGGGCGTCGTTGTGTTGGACGCGGTACCCGCGGAACACGCGCACGCGCCCGTCGTCCATCCGGACGGGCAGGCTGAAGTGGTACTCACGCAGCGGCTGACGCAGCAGGTCCCGCGTGCCCTGGTCCAGTTCGAGCAGCTCAGCCATCCGGTCAAATTGGGCCTGAGCCATCGCGAAGGCGTTGAAGGATTTCGTGCTCATTGCTTTCCTCGTGCGCTAGAGCCGGGCCACACGGCCCGGGGGGCCGGCCCGCCGCGCGGCTGCGCAGAGAGGGCAGTGCCCGGGGTAGCCGTGGCGCCCTCGCATGCCCGCGGGCGGGCCGGCGACAACGAATCGGTTAGTTACAGGGCTGGTCATCCAGCCGCTATTGATCTATAGGCGTTTGCGGCATTATTAACAAGACAGATAATATCGCACTGACGATTCGCAAAATACGAACTGTCTTACAACGACCGCGCCGGCGTTAACGCAGCCGCGGGATGTATTTGGTTAATCACGATGAGTGTCATTGATCGTGAATAAGAACCGAAGTACGCTACTCGCATGGATTGGTTGAACTACCATCATCTGTTCTACTTCTGGACCGTGGTGCGCGAGGGCAGCATCGCGGCGGCTTGTCGTAGGCTGCTGCTGTCGCCGGCGACGATCTCGGCGCAGTTGCGAGAACTGGAAAACGCGCTGGGGGAGAAGCTTTTCAAGCGCGTCGGGCGCAACCTCGCTCCCACCGAGTTCGGCCGGCTGGCGGCCCGCTACGCGGACGAGATCTTTGGCCTCGGGCAGGAGTTCATGGACGTGGCCAAGGGCCGCACGCTGGAAACATCGCTTCGCTTCCGGCTCGGGGTAGATGACGTGCTGCCCAAGCTCGTCATCGCGCGGGTGCTGGAGGCCGCGTTCCGCCTACCCCAGGCCATTCGGCTGGTCTGCGTGGAGGGCACGCAGGCCCAGTTGCTGCCCCAACTTGCGGTTCACGACCTAGACTTGGTACTTACCGACGCTCCGCCAGATCCGTCGATCAAGGTACGCACCTTCCACCACCTGCTGGGCGAATCCGGCATCACGATCTGCGCTGCACCTGCGCTCGCACGGAATCTGCGGCGCAACTTCCCCGTGTCCCTGGACGGCGCGCCGGCGCTCATGCCGACCCCAAATACGTCCCTGCGCCGGGCCATGGACGAGTGGTTCGAGTCCGCCGGCGTGCGTCCACGGATCATCGCCGAATTCGAGGACCAGGCGCTGCTGAATGCTTGCGGGCACCGTGGCGCAGGGTTCTTTGCGGTTCCAGACGCCGTCGCGGACGAGATTACGACCGGTGAAGGCGTTCAAGCGGTCGGTCGCATGGGAAAGACACGGGAGCGCCTGTACGCGATCAGTGTGGAACGCCGCGTCAAACATCCGGCGGCCGTCGCACTGGTGGAGAACGCCGGTGCGGTGCTCCGCGGGGCGCACGCGCGCCGAAAGTCCGGCAAGGCCAGCCGAGGCGGGCGGCGTTAGCTTCTACTCGGTCGCCTGTTCAATCAGGAGCCCACCATGAACGAAAGACACATTTACGTCACGGTAAAGGACATGGAGCGTCTCGGTCGGCTCGTGCTGGCGGCCATCAGCGATGCCCCCGACCTTGAGCCGCTGCGCGCCCTCGACCGCGAACTCGACCGCGCCCAGGGGGTGCGGCCTGAGGACGTCCCGCCAGACGTGGTCACCATGAACTCGAAGCTGCGGCTC
This region includes:
- the nhaR gene encoding transcriptional activator NhaR; this translates as MDWLNYHHLFYFWTVVREGSIAAACRRLLLSPATISAQLRELENALGEKLFKRVGRNLAPTEFGRLAARYADEIFGLGQEFMDVAKGRTLETSLRFRLGVDDVLPKLVIARVLEAAFRLPQAIRLVCVEGTQAQLLPQLAVHDLDLVLTDAPPDPSIKVRTFHHLLGESGITICAAPALARNLRRNFPVSLDGAPALMPTPNTSLRRAMDEWFESAGVRPRIIAEFEDQALLNACGHRGAGFFAVPDAVADEITTGEGVQAVGRMGKTRERLYAISVERRVKHPAAVALVENAGAVLRGAHARRKSGKASRGGRR